From a region of the Thiorhodovibrio winogradskyi genome:
- the lysA gene encoding diaminopimelate decarboxylase, giving the protein MDDFIRKAGDLHAEAVPLQAIAERHGTPCYVYSRATLERHWRAFDAALAGRDHLICFAVKANSNLAVLDVLARLGSGFDIVSVGELERVLAAGGDPRRVVFSGVGKRRDEIQRALEVGIHCFNVESPAELARIDAIARAQGRVAPVSLRVNPDVDAGTHPYTATGLAENKFGIAIGEALAVYQQAAALSGVRVVGIDCHIGSQLTELAPFVAALERVLALADELEHLDIGIEHLDLGGGLGVRYIDEQPPSPAAYVSALLERLGERPYRILLEPGRAIAANAGVLLTRVEHLKRNGERKFAIVDAAMNDLIRPALYQARQEIVPVRAHDGDSPGLSPSQSPDANANENRDENPDEHRGQLQRVDLVGPVCETGDFLGKARELALAEGDLLAVRSSGAYGFVMSSNYNSRPRAPEVMVDGDQMHLVRERERLADLFAGESCLPPAPD; this is encoded by the coding sequence ATGGATGACTTTATCCGCAAAGCCGGCGACCTCCATGCCGAGGCCGTGCCGCTGCAAGCCATTGCCGAGCGCCATGGCACTCCCTGCTATGTCTATTCCCGCGCCACGCTGGAGCGCCACTGGCGCGCCTTCGATGCCGCCTTGGCCGGGCGCGATCATCTGATCTGCTTCGCGGTCAAGGCCAATTCCAATCTCGCCGTGCTTGATGTGCTGGCGCGCCTGGGCTCGGGCTTCGACATCGTCTCGGTCGGCGAACTGGAGCGGGTTCTGGCCGCGGGCGGCGACCCCCGGCGGGTGGTCTTCTCCGGCGTCGGCAAGCGCCGGGACGAGATCCAACGCGCGCTTGAGGTGGGCATCCACTGCTTCAACGTGGAGTCCCCGGCCGAGCTTGCTCGCATCGATGCCATAGCTCGCGCCCAGGGACGGGTCGCGCCCGTGTCGCTGCGCGTCAACCCGGATGTCGACGCCGGCACTCATCCCTACACTGCCACCGGTCTGGCCGAGAACAAGTTCGGCATCGCCATCGGGGAGGCCCTCGCCGTTTACCAGCAAGCGGCCGCATTGTCCGGGGTGCGGGTGGTCGGCATCGACTGCCACATCGGCTCCCAACTCACCGAACTCGCGCCCTTTGTCGCCGCGCTCGAGCGGGTGCTGGCATTGGCCGACGAACTCGAGCACCTTGACATCGGGATTGAACACCTGGATCTCGGCGGCGGCCTGGGCGTGCGTTATATTGATGAGCAACCGCCCTCGCCCGCCGCTTATGTCAGCGCCCTGCTTGAGCGCCTCGGCGAGCGCCCCTACCGGATATTGCTCGAGCCCGGACGCGCCATCGCCGCCAACGCCGGTGTTCTGCTCACCCGGGTTGAGCATCTGAAACGCAATGGCGAGCGCAAATTCGCTATTGTGGATGCGGCCATGAACGACCTGATCCGCCCCGCTTTGTATCAGGCGCGCCAAGAGATCGTCCCGGTTCGCGCGCATGACGGCGACAGCCCAGGCCTGAGCCCAAGCCAGAGCCCAGATGCGAACGCCAATGAAAACCGCGATGAGAACCCCGATGAGCATCGGGGCCAGCTCCAACGCGTCGATCTGGTCGGGCCAGTATGTGAAACCGGGGATTTCCTTGGCAAGGCACGCGAGCTTGCGCTGGCAGAGGGCGATCTGCTCGCGGTGCGCTCAAGCGGCGCCTATGGCTTTGTGATGAGCTCAAACTACAACAGCCGCCCGCGCGCGCCCGAGGTGATGGTCGATGGCGACCAGATGCATCTGGTGCGCGAGCGCGAGCGCCTTGCTGATCTCTTTGCTGGCGAATCCTGCCTGCCACCCGCGCCAGACTGA
- a CDS encoding class I SAM-dependent methyltransferase, producing MQRRPEPELMDTALQATAYARADFRHSNDLFMRLLEQHWPERGPARRDGCKAIDLGCGPADIVLRFLRAWPKAECTAVDGAAAMLAEAQRLLDAAEDVHSRARLVQASIPDPSLGQQCFDLMLSNSLLHHLHQPEVLWNSLGQLGRPGAFVLVMDLMRPPEPSWVEALIQTYAANEPEVLRADFRQSLRAAFEPAEVQAQLRDAGLADALEVRVVSDRHLAVWGQLPNRCDRNVAA from the coding sequence ATGCAGCGTCGCCCCGAACCCGAACTCATGGACACCGCCCTGCAGGCCACGGCCTATGCGCGAGCGGATTTTCGCCACTCGAACGACTTATTCATGCGCCTGCTCGAACAGCACTGGCCCGAGCGCGGCCCGGCCCGGCGTGACGGCTGCAAGGCCATTGATCTTGGCTGCGGGCCAGCGGACATTGTGCTGCGTTTTCTGCGCGCCTGGCCCAAGGCTGAATGTACCGCCGTCGATGGCGCCGCCGCCATGCTGGCCGAGGCCCAACGCCTGCTCGACGCGGCTGAGGATGTTCACTCCCGTGCGCGGCTGGTGCAGGCAAGCATTCCCGACCCAAGCCTTGGGCAGCAGTGCTTTGATCTGATGCTGTCCAACAGCCTGCTGCATCACCTGCATCAACCCGAGGTGCTCTGGAACAGCCTCGGGCAGCTAGGTCGTCCTGGCGCCTTTGTCCTGGTCATGGACCTGATGCGCCCGCCCGAGCCGAGTTGGGTCGAGGCGCTGATTCAAACCTATGCCGCCAATGAACCCGAGGTGCTGCGAGCGGATTTTCGCCAGTCACTGCGTGCCGCCTTCGAGCCGGCCGAGGTGCAGGCGCAATTGCGCGACGCCGGCCTTGCCGACGCGCTCGAGGTGCGGGTGGTCAGTGATCGTCATCTTGCCGTTTGGGGCCAATTGCCAAATCGATGCGACCGGAATGTGGCTGCCTGA
- the dapF gene encoding diaminopimelate epimerase yields MRLKFTKMHGLGNDFVVIDAINQQVAMTAELTRRLADRRRGVGCDQLLLVEPPKTPTTDFHYRIFNADGSEVGQCGNGARCFARFVHDKGLTDERRLQVGTKSGLLELYLLDDGQVRVDMGLPRFEPRAIPFLTDQRAPAYNHGTGLQSRRIGVVSMGNPHVVVPVDDLASAPVTTLGPEIENSPLFPQRTNVGFMQVFDDEHIGLRVWERGAGETQACGSGACAAMVIGRLWGELGEDVRVTLPGGDLIVRWPGHQETVTMTGPACLVFDGEINL; encoded by the coding sequence ATGCGCTTAAAATTCACCAAAATGCACGGACTGGGAAATGACTTCGTCGTCATCGACGCCATCAACCAGCAGGTCGCCATGACCGCGGAACTGACCCGCCGGCTGGCTGACCGCCGCCGTGGTGTCGGCTGCGACCAACTGCTGCTGGTCGAGCCGCCCAAAACACCCACGACCGACTTCCACTACCGCATCTTCAATGCCGATGGCTCCGAAGTCGGCCAATGTGGCAATGGCGCGCGCTGTTTCGCGCGTTTTGTTCATGACAAGGGCCTGACCGACGAGCGCCGGCTGCAAGTCGGCACCAAAAGCGGTCTGCTGGAGCTCTACCTGCTCGACGACGGTCAGGTGCGGGTCGACATGGGCCTGCCGCGGTTCGAACCCCGGGCTATTCCTTTTCTGACCGATCAGCGCGCGCCGGCTTACAATCATGGTACCGGCCTTCAGTCCCGGCGCATTGGCGTGGTCTCCATGGGCAACCCCCATGTGGTGGTCCCGGTGGACGATCTCGCGAGCGCACCCGTGACCACCCTGGGACCCGAGATCGAAAACTCGCCGCTCTTTCCACAGCGCACCAATGTCGGCTTCATGCAGGTGTTCGACGACGAGCACATCGGCCTGCGCGTTTGGGAACGTGGCGCCGGCGAAACCCAAGCCTGCGGCAGCGGCGCCTGCGCCGCCATGGTAATCGGCCGCCTGTGGGGCGAACTGGGCGAGGACGTGCGGGTCACCCTGCCCGGCGGCGATCTCATCGTGCGCTGGCCCGGACACCAGGAAACTGTCACCATGACCGGTCCGGCCTGCCTGGTCTTTGACGGAGAAATAAACTTATGA
- a CDS encoding DUF484 family protein: MTPDSAPDDTMTEAMAVAYLDQHPDLLLRHPRLLIKMDIPHGRDGVVSLVERQLAMLREQIAQERQRLVCLVERAREYESLSKHLHELTTKLILARSVKHVEDILDMELRIEFGAEAVALLPSPLTDEPQSDPPTHAPKDSRDNVPRTRTTATTGIDKLVELDHCQCGPLTPDQYTELFGGQADHLRSAALIPLRGPKMHGLLAIASRDPDHFTADMGTVALERLADIISAKLIELALAHHD, translated from the coding sequence ATGACGCCTGATTCCGCACCAGATGACACCATGACCGAGGCCATGGCCGTCGCTTATCTGGATCAGCATCCGGACTTGCTGCTGCGCCATCCGCGGCTGCTGATCAAGATGGACATTCCCCATGGTCGCGATGGCGTCGTCTCCCTGGTTGAGCGGCAACTAGCAATGCTGCGCGAACAAATCGCCCAGGAGCGCCAACGCCTCGTCTGCCTGGTCGAGCGCGCGCGTGAGTATGAGTCCCTGTCCAAGCATCTGCACGAGTTGACCACTAAGCTGATCCTGGCTCGCAGTGTCAAGCACGTCGAGGACATTCTGGATATGGAACTGCGGATTGAGTTTGGCGCCGAGGCAGTCGCCTTGCTGCCATCCCCGCTAACGGACGAGCCCCAGAGCGATCCACCTACACATGCGCCGAAAGATTCCCGAGACAATGTACCCCGCACCCGGACCACGGCGACCACGGGCATCGATAAACTCGTCGAGCTTGACCACTGTCAATGCGGACCGCTGACCCCGGACCAATACACTGAGTTGTTCGGCGGCCAGGCGGACCATTTGCGTTCGGCGGCACTGATCCCGCTGCGCGGCCCCAAAATGCACGGACTGCTCGCCATTGCCAGTCGCGATCCAGATCACTTCACCGCCGACATGGGCACGGTCGCACTGGAGCGCCTCGCAGACATCATCAGCGCCAAGCTGATCGAGCTTGCGCTCGCGCACCATGACTGA
- a CDS encoding tyrosine recombinase XerC, translating into MTETARALLERFLSHLANERRLSPHTLDAYRRDLERVLAWYQGLQPEANWPALQERDVRAYLAIRHRQGHAGHTLARELSALRRLFVYLMRELIVEHNPAQGVRAPKQARVLPKTLDADRLSAMLDAEASSGAGHGADTEVCGTGTGTATPSTLYSDPLNLRDTAMVELLYSSGLRLAELVSIDIRDINPRDPLLTITGKGSKTRCVPIGRQALKAIADWMRVRGQFADSDEPALFVSSRGQRIHPRTVQQRLRQWAIARHSDTPLHPHMLRHSFASHLLESSGDLRAVQELLGHADISTTQIYTHLDFQHLARVYDQAHPRAKRKK; encoded by the coding sequence ATGACTGAAACCGCCCGCGCACTGCTTGAGCGCTTTCTGAGTCACCTCGCCAACGAGCGCCGGCTCTCGCCTCATACCCTGGATGCCTACCGGCGCGACCTCGAACGTGTTCTGGCCTGGTACCAAGGCCTGCAACCCGAGGCCAACTGGCCGGCATTACAGGAGCGCGATGTCCGCGCCTATCTAGCCATACGCCATCGCCAGGGCCATGCCGGTCATACCCTGGCGCGCGAACTCTCCGCCCTGCGCCGGCTCTTTGTTTACCTAATGCGTGAGCTGATCGTCGAGCACAATCCCGCCCAGGGTGTGCGCGCCCCAAAACAGGCGCGGGTGCTGCCAAAAACCCTGGATGCCGACCGCCTGAGCGCCATGCTTGACGCCGAGGCCAGCTCAGGCGCTGGCCATGGTGCGGACACTGAGGTTTGCGGCACTGGCACTGGCACCGCGACACCATCGACCCTATACTCAGATCCGCTCAACCTGCGCGATACCGCCATGGTCGAGCTGTTGTATTCATCCGGCCTGCGCCTGGCAGAGTTGGTCTCCATCGACATCCGCGACATCAACCCGCGCGACCCCTTGCTGACCATCACCGGCAAGGGTTCCAAAACCCGTTGCGTTCCCATTGGCCGCCAGGCCCTGAAAGCCATCGCGGACTGGATGAGGGTGCGCGGTCAATTCGCCGACAGCGATGAGCCAGCGCTGTTCGTCAGCTCGCGAGGTCAGCGCATTCATCCGCGCACCGTCCAGCAACGCCTGCGCCAGTGGGCCATTGCCCGCCACTCAGACACCCCGCTGCACCCGCACATGCTGCGCCATTCCTTCGCCAGCCATCTGCTGGAATCCTCCGGCGACCTGCGCGCGGTGCAGGAACTCCTTGGCCATGCCGACATCAGCACCACCCAGATCTACACCCATCTCGATTTCCAGCACCTAGCGCGCGTTTACGACCAGGCGCATCCGCGCGCCAAGCGCAAGAAATAG
- a CDS encoding efflux RND transporter periplasmic adaptor subunit, producing the protein MNAGTPRQAKGPVSLSLALALALALIVTLWMLSGTLNQSTPEQQTPENDSTQTPAPLRVLVIDSQARPIAQEIALQGQLEPWRRVRLRAQVEGQVTALPVQKGAWVEADTLLVELAEDDRPAQLARAQADVAARELEVSASETLGQRGMQAQTQTKSAQAELARARAEAKRLQLEIERLAIRAPFAGVVERRDLELGSLLQHGDDILELVDNSRLKATAQVPQQRAGALAIGQAVAVELLDGTQAQGRLIYISRVADEKTRAFRIEAEVPNPERRLASGLSIEMRVRTGEMDGHFLSPAVLTLNDQGEIGVRTLDARDRVHFVPVDLLRTESDGLWVSGLPATARIITRGQGFVSEGEQVEPVLQEKGS; encoded by the coding sequence ATGAACGCAGGGACACCGCGCCAGGCCAAAGGCCCGGTGAGCCTATCGCTGGCGTTGGCCCTGGCGTTGGCGCTTATAGTGACCTTATGGATGCTTTCTGGCACGCTCAACCAAAGCACACCCGAGCAGCAGACACCAGAAAACGACAGCACGCAGACCCCTGCCCCCTTGCGGGTGCTGGTCATCGACAGCCAGGCGCGGCCCATTGCCCAGGAGATCGCCTTACAGGGGCAGCTCGAACCGTGGCGGCGGGTGAGGCTGCGTGCCCAGGTCGAGGGACAGGTGACAGCGCTACCGGTGCAAAAGGGCGCCTGGGTCGAAGCCGACACCCTGCTGGTTGAATTGGCCGAGGATGACCGCCCGGCGCAGCTCGCCCGGGCGCAGGCCGATGTGGCCGCGCGCGAACTGGAAGTGTCAGCATCGGAAACCCTGGGTCAAAGGGGCATGCAGGCGCAAACCCAGACCAAGTCAGCCCAGGCCGAGCTGGCCCGCGCCCGCGCCGAGGCCAAGCGCCTGCAGCTGGAGATCGAGCGGTTGGCAATACGCGCGCCCTTTGCCGGCGTGGTCGAACGCCGCGACCTTGAGCTTGGCAGCCTGCTGCAACATGGGGATGACATTCTGGAGCTGGTCGACAATTCCCGCCTGAAGGCCACGGCCCAGGTGCCACAACAGCGCGCTGGCGCGCTCGCCATCGGCCAAGCCGTGGCGGTCGAACTCCTCGATGGCACTCAGGCACAAGGCCGCCTGATATACATCTCCCGAGTGGCGGATGAAAAAACCCGCGCGTTCCGCATCGAGGCCGAGGTGCCCAATCCAGAACGGCGCCTTGCCAGCGGCCTCAGCATTGAGATGCGCGTTCGCACCGGCGAGATGGACGGACATTTTCTCTCTCCCGCCGTCCTCACCTTAAACGACCAGGGTGAGATCGGCGTGCGCACTCTCGATGCGCGGGACCGGGTGCATTTTGTCCCCGTAGATCTCCTGCGCACCGAATCCGACGGCCTGTGGGTCTCGGGCCTGCCCGCCACGGCGCGCATCATCACGCGCGGTCAAGGCTTTGTCAGCGAGGGCGAGCAGGTTGAGCCAGTCCTGCAAGAGAAGGGTTCCTGA